A window of the Cryptococcus neoformans var. neoformans B-3501A chromosome 9, whole genome shotgun sequence genome harbors these coding sequences:
- a CDS encoding hypothetical protein (Match to EST gb|CF190640.1|CF190640) → MPGNDSIYYRGTNSQGNRYDSRVDTATGQTGYHYSNTNGSYYYNNTNGSTYYNSGDGYAKYTSPSGQSSNYYGNNAGGDKK, encoded by the exons ATGCCCGGCAACGACTCCATCTACTACAGGGGTACCAACTCACAG GGTAACCGCTATGACAGTCGAGTTGACACCGCCACTGGCCAGACAGGCTACCACTACTCCAA CACTAATGGTAGCTACTACTACAACAACACTAACGGCTCTACCTACTACAACAGTG GTGATGGGTACGCCAAATACACTTCCCCCTCCGGCCAGTCAAGCAATTACTACGGTAACAATGCCGGCGGTGACAAAAAGTAG
- a CDS encoding hypothetical protein (HMMPfam hit to Alpha-amylase, Alpha amylase, catalytic domain, score: 256.0, E(): 6.3e-74) produces the protein MPVLSKLISLLPLLAIAQGATSDEWRSRSIYQLITDRFAPPSDDTTCPLGATNYCGGTWQTIISKLDYIQNMGFDAIWISPTALNIEGNTKYGEAYHGYWTADPTKLNPHFGQASDLKALSVAVHDRGMYLMVDIAINALAATSYSLDASALASDADGTLLFKDPSDFHTRCDISWGNHTSEQVCWLVTGDDNGDVALLDLKTESDSVASVLKDWVGGYVTEYGIDGFRIDASKHMSKEFQHDFCEAAGTFCMGEVAGDNTEYAGEYQSAGGIDSVCGFGLMYGFVNVFTGGDKMSTLEYYINLAASSYPDPTVIGTFLDNQDLPRFNSLTSDASLVYNAIVGMFMYGGMPIVYYGLEQDISDGPTDPQNREALWNYNNYATDGVTFGRITNLNNIRNRLGGVGELYNAVATVLAIQDQDIALQREEALIVLTNRGQSGTGTWAIKNTQFGGSVSVIDLLSCSTSTTDSDGSLTVTWTSGQPFVFVASDVADKAGLCGSLSNSTNATTVSSSSSASTSIDTATSSASISGNLAVITDGSSSPSFSATSSALSSSISWYTPTSAASSVSSSELVVVVAAVSTASTAVTSSGSICRRSKKRAMSKRQL, from the exons ATGCCTGTCCTTTCAAAACTTATCTCACTCCTCCCACTCCTCGCCATCGCTCAGGGAGCTACCAGCGACGAATGGCGATCAAGATCTATCTATCA ACTTATTACTGACCGTTTCGCACCTCCTTCTGACGACACAACATGTCCGTTAGGCGCTACTAACTACTGCGGTGGTACATGGCAAACCATCATCTCGAAGCTAGACTATATCCAGAATATGGGATTTGATGCCATCTGGATCAGTCCTACCGCTCTCAACATTGAAGGTAATACTAAGTATGGCGAAGCTTACCAC GGATACTGGACAGCAGACCCGACTAAACTCAACCCCCATTTCGGCCAAGCTTCCGATCTCAAAGCCCTCTCGGTTGCGGTCCACGACCGAGGAATGTACCTCATGGTCGACATTGCTATTAACGCTCTTGCAGCCACTTCCTACTCTCTCGATGCCTCTGCACTCGCTTCAGATGCCGATGGtacccttctcttcaaggACCCTTCCGATTTCCACACACGATGTGATATCAGCTGGGGAAACCACACTTCCGAGCAAGTCTGCTGGCTTGTGACAGGAGATGACAACGGGGATGTGGCGCTGCTTGATCTCAAAACTGAAAGCGACTCTGTCGCTAGCGTACTCAAGGACTGGGTTGGTGGGTATGTCACCGAGTACGGGATAGATGGTTTCAGAATTGATGCGAGCAAGCATATGAGCAAAGAATTCCAGCACGATTTCTGCGAGGCCGCCGGCACGTTCTGCATGGGTGAAGTCGCAGGTGACAACACCGA ATACGCGGGGGAATACCAAAGTGCTGGTGGCATTGACTCTGTTTGTGGTTTCGGCCTCATGTACGGCTTTGTCAACGTTTTCACCGGTGGCGACAAAATGTCCACCCTCGAATACTACATCAACCTCGCCGCCTCATCCTATCCTGATCCTACAGTCATTGGCACATTCCTCGACAACCAAGATCTTCCTCGATTCAATTCTCTTACATCTGACGCTTCACTCGTTTACAACGCTATTGTCGGTATGTTCATGTACGGCGGTATGCCGATTGTGTATTACGGTTTGGAGCAAGACATCTCCGATGGTCCTACGGACCCTCAGAATCGGGAGGCGCTTTGGAATTACAATAATTATGCCACTGATGGGGTTACCTTTGGGAGGATCACAAACCTCAATAACATTAGGAATAGGTTGGGCGGTGTTGGTGAGCTGTATAATGCTGTTGCTACAGTTCTTGCCATTCAGGATCAGGACATTGCCCTTCAGCGAGAAGAGGCTTTGATTGTCTTGACTAAT CGGGGCCAGTCTGGTACCGGCACTTGGGCTATCAAAAACACCCAATTTGGCGGCTCTGTCTCTGTCATCGA TCTTCTTTCGTGCTCTACTTCTACTACTGACAGCGATGGTTCTCTTACCGTCACATGGACTTCCGGCCAGCCTTTC GTATTTGTCGCCTCTGATGTTGCCGATAAGGCCGGATTATGTGGCTCTTTATCCAACAGCACTAACGCTACTACTgtctcctcatcttcctctgcttccacCTCTATCGACACTGCCACCAGTAGTGCCAGTATAAGTGGCAACCTCGCCGTCATCACTGATggctcctcctctccctctttctctgcaACAAGCTCAGCCCTCTCTTCAAGCATTAGCTGGTACACCCCCACCAGTGCTGCCAGTTCCGTCTCGAGTTCCGAGTTGGTAGTCGTCGTTGCTGCCGTGTCAACTGCAAGCACTGCTGTGACTTCTAGCGGAAGCATTTGTCGCaggtcaaagaagagggctATGAGCAAGAGGCAATTGTAA